One region of Phragmites australis chromosome 18, lpPhrAust1.1, whole genome shotgun sequence genomic DNA includes:
- the LOC133898589 gene encoding protein FAR1-RELATED SEQUENCE 5-like — MDNTPVGHELSNELLHGQTIGTPPQAISPAAMITPDPDQLYYHDPSLAIVIVPNEEQRFESREEAYEFYCYYARQAGFDVRITKNKKMVGEFSCNRQGKCNFYKPGEERKKEKTSKRIGCKAFVKAKWNIRSGYWYFERIRIEHNHPLTSSAKSVQFMNAHKNKDPVIMDMVDQMHRCNVPNNATVSMFSEMYGGRQNISFIEMDLKNRKAAAAREERKNDIPKLLEFFREMKSQNPYFYYEVQLDEDHVIKNVFWSHASQRAEYMDFGDVVTFDTTYRTNIYCMPLAMFVGSNHQLQNVIFGQALLQNEKTDTFEWLFKAFKDCMSAGPELKCILTDQDSSMAAAIPKVFPKTVHRLCRWHMLKKYKEELRKLYKAHSDLKDKLHTVINHPLTPSEFEAAWIEVIDQHGIRENVAIEGLWNQRTLWVPAYFKNHYCGRMTSTQRSESVNNMVKRSGFASHMTSVNKFARKLLEVIQHTNHTTAGETHWSKAEVIRATLQPFDFEHYQTWGTLDHCSFRRYDKELVV, encoded by the exons ATGGATAACACACCGGTAGGACATGAATTGTCTAATGAGCTGCTGCATGGACAGACAATCGGTACACCTCCGCAAGCAATATCTCCTGCAGCCATGATTACACCTGATCCTGATCAATTGTATTATCAT GACCCCTCGCTTGCAATTGTAATAGTGCCAAACGAAGAGCAACGTTTCGAGAGCCGTGAAGAAGCTTATGAGTTCTACTGCTACTATGCTAGACAGGCCGGGTTTGATGTTCGCATAACGAAAAATAAGAAAATGGTTGGTGAGTTTTCGTGCAACAGGCAAGGTAAATGCAATTTCTACAAACCAGGTgaggaaaggaaaaaagagaaaacctCAAAGAGGATAGGATGCAAGGCGTTTGTAAAGGCAAAATGGAATATTAGAAGTGGATATTGGTACTTCGAACGGATCCGTATTGAGCACAATCATCCATTAACGTCATCGGCAAAGTCGGTGCAGTTCATGAATGCCCACAAGAACAAAGATCCGGTAATCATGGATATGGTTGATCAGATGCACCGGTGCAATGTACCAAACAATGCTACTGTTAGCATGTTTTCCGAAATGTATGGTGGGAGACAAAATATATCTTTCATAGAGATGGACTTGAAAAACAG gaagGCTGCAGCCGCTAGggaggagagaaaaaatgaCATTCCGAAGCTGTTAGAGTTCTTTAGAGAGATGAAGTCTCAAAATCCTTATTTTTACTATGAGGTTCAATTGGATGAAGATCACGTGATAAAGAATGTCTTTTGGAGTCATGCAAGCCAACGTGCAGAATACATGGATTTTGGAGACGTGGTAACTTTTGACACCACGTATCGGACTAATATCTACTGCATGCCGCTTGCAATGTTTGTTGGCTCGAATCACCAACTACAAAATGTTATTTTCGGACAAGCACTACTGCAGAACGAGAAAACTGACACCTTCGAGTGGTTGTTCAAGGCGTTCAAGGATTGCATGTCAGCTGGTCCAGAGCTAAAATGCATCCTTACCG ATCAGGATAGCTCTATGGCAGCAGCTATACCAAAGGTTTTTCCGAAGACTGTGCACCGGCTATGCCGTTGGCACATGCTAAAAAAATACAAGGAGGAGCTACGGAAATTGTACAAGGCCCATTCTGATTTGAAAGATAAGCTCCATACTGTGATTAACCATCCACTAACACCTTCAGAGTTTGAGGCTGCCTGGATTGAGGTGATTGATCAGCATGGCATACGTGAGAATGTAGCGATTGAGGGACTATGGAATCAGAGGACGTTGTGGGTGCCAGCTTATTTCAAAAATCACTATTGTGGACGGATGACATCGACACAGAGAAGCGAAAGTGTTAATAACATGGTGAAAAGAAGTGGATTTGCGAGCCATATGACGAGTGTAAATAAATTTGCACGAAAATTATTGGAGGTGATTCAGCACACAAATCATACGACAGCAGGAGAAACCCATTGGTCAAAG GCTGAAGTCATTAGGGCCACTTTGCAACCGTTCGATTTTGAACATTACCAAACATGGGGGACATTGGATCACTGCAGCTTCCGACGTTATGACAAGGAGCTGGTGGTATAG